A single region of the Thermoanaerobaculum aquaticum genome encodes:
- a CDS encoding hemolysin family protein — translation MSQALSQWWANPITALLFSALTATVAFFLMSGVFGVVRMGSIQFAGLLSARKNLLPGVPRSFEAASACVVFLVGAVAGLWVLLTAALWRAATLVGVGELGAWTGVLVAWLGLVALSAQVTGGEKAEFFAVAALYLLRPVAPVIAFLASSSQAPEENPDGGQKEEESEVDEHEVRAFIGAGEEAGILEHEEAELVASIVELSDTVAREIMTPRTDLIALPVDADFETVKTVFAESMFTRLPVYGKSLDHIEGVVHVKDVLRAVASNQSPPARTLMRPVLMVPETKPLRDLLRLFQQSRQQLAVVVDEYGGTAGIVTLEDVLEEIVGEIQDEHQTQPPEIQQEGDSCYLIAGNAHVETLTELFGLELEDDAAYDSVAGLVLDRLGHLPRPGEKVEYRGLLFEVVEVERRRLKRVRVCPRPGGLPA, via the coding sequence GTGAGCCAAGCACTATCCCAGTGGTGGGCCAACCCAATCACGGCTTTGCTTTTCTCGGCGCTCACGGCAACGGTGGCCTTCTTTCTCATGTCCGGGGTTTTCGGTGTGGTGCGGATGGGCAGCATCCAGTTTGCGGGGCTTTTGTCCGCCCGCAAGAACCTGCTCCCCGGTGTGCCCAGAAGCTTTGAAGCGGCCAGCGCTTGTGTGGTTTTCCTGGTGGGAGCGGTGGCGGGGCTTTGGGTGCTTTTAACCGCGGCGCTGTGGCGGGCGGCCACGCTGGTGGGAGTCGGCGAGCTGGGGGCTTGGACCGGTGTGCTGGTGGCGTGGTTAGGCCTGGTGGCCTTGTCCGCCCAGGTCACGGGGGGTGAAAAGGCGGAGTTCTTTGCCGTGGCGGCGCTTTACCTTTTGCGCCCGGTGGCTCCAGTGATCGCTTTCCTGGCCAGCTCCTCGCAAGCTCCGGAGGAAAACCCCGACGGCGGCCAGAAGGAAGAGGAAAGCGAGGTGGATGAGCACGAGGTGCGGGCTTTCATTGGCGCCGGCGAGGAAGCGGGCATCTTGGAGCACGAAGAAGCGGAGCTGGTGGCCTCCATCGTTGAGCTTTCCGATACCGTGGCCCGGGAAATCATGACCCCCCGCACCGACCTCATCGCGCTGCCGGTGGATGCGGATTTTGAAACGGTAAAAACCGTGTTTGCCGAGTCCATGTTCACCCGGCTGCCGGTTTACGGCAAAAGCTTGGACCACATCGAAGGGGTGGTGCACGTTAAGGACGTGCTGCGGGCGGTGGCTTCCAACCAATCCCCACCGGCCCGGACCCTCATGCGGCCGGTTTTGATGGTCCCCGAAACCAAGCCGTTGCGTGATCTTCTACGGCTCTTCCAGCAAAGCCGGCAGCAGCTGGCGGTGGTGGTGGACGAGTACGGCGGCACCGCTGGCATCGTGACGCTGGAGGATGTGCTCGAGGAAATTGTGGGGGAAATTCAGGACGAGCACCAAACCCAGCCTCCGGAAATCCAGCAGGAAGGCGACAGCTGTTACCTCATCGCCGGCAACGCCCATGTGGAAACCCTCACGGAGCTCTTTGGCCTGGAGCTGGAGGACGACGCCGCTTACGACTCGGTGGCGGGGTTGGTGCTGGATCGCCTGGGGCACCTGCCGCGCCCCGGTGAAAAGGTGGAGTACCGGGGGCTGCTCTTTGAAGTGGTGGAGGTGGAGCGGCGGCGGCTCAAGCGGGTGCGGGTTTGCCCGCGCCCGGGAGGGCTTCCAGCATGA
- the ybeY gene encoding rRNA maturation RNase YbeY, whose product MAGKLKVAVRWQGRALPGVTQRLRAVGIAALQRAGAEEGELSVLLCDDRTMELLNRHFRHKPKPTDVLSFPAHDRLPTGTVHLGDVAISLETAARQAEAAGHSLERELCLLLIHGALHVCGFDHEQDQGEMEALEAQLREELL is encoded by the coding sequence ATGGCCGGTAAGCTCAAGGTGGCCGTGCGCTGGCAGGGGCGGGCCCTGCCGGGGGTGACCCAGCGGCTGCGGGCCGTCGGTATTGCCGCGCTGCAGCGGGCGGGCGCAGAGGAAGGGGAGCTTTCGGTGCTCCTGTGCGACGACCGCACCATGGAGCTTTTGAACCGCCATTTCCGCCACAAACCAAAGCCCACGGACGTGCTTTCGTTCCCTGCCCACGATCGCCTGCCCACCGGCACCGTGCATCTGGGTGATGTGGCTATTTCCCTGGAAACCGCGGCCCGCCAAGCCGAAGCGGCCGGTCACAGCTTGGAGCGCGAGCTTTGCCTGCTTTTGATCCACGGTGCCTTGCACGTGTGCGGCTTTGATCACGAGCAGGATCAAGGGGAAATGGAGGCACTGGAAGCCCAGTTGCGGGAGGAGCTGTTGTGA
- a CDS encoding HD family phosphohydrolase, with amino-acid sequence MKLPKLFSGAKEIKPRRESGEWGQKRRRFLAQAWLIGPAFVVFTTLLIAPRQKAHYPLLKAGDIAPTDVVIYRDVTLPDVESTEQKRRRAGLDVPPVYVFDPEVSEQVKAKLTAIVAAGQKAEHQDLSRLASELSQVAGQRLETGEVLALRSLRFSQEVLLALLDVVDQVYRQGVVEDRVELLRWADKGVTVKEAGTDKEQLQLDVFRFIDAATLAETLEQRLAALRVVDRQHRKALASLLARLMPPNVILDRGETLSRRMRAAASVEEVSVHLNRGRVLLRRGDEVTPQVARLLESLAASSQGPRSVWPMLGGFGMASLLALMWFFYFRREPVAETERLVRYGSVLVVLFLALVVEAAVGFVVSRVAAAVIREPFNQVAVYWPVLPHATGPILASLMFGLSVGVLFAASQAVLVSLMLAFPGHTVAYSLLAAVAAAFATQKVKERNALTRVGLFLAGFNVFCAVALSLHSLPNPQIQEVSAHAATAALGGIMAAVLASFFLPVLESATGTITDIRLLELSNPNLPLLRRLATEAPGTFQHSLAMANLAEAAAEAIGANPLLARVCCYYHDIGKLMRPEYFIENQRGGPNPHDHLSPWMSALIVEKHVKDGLELARQYKLPEPIREAIATHHGTKLIHFFYNRAKQQETPDKGEVEEQEFRYKGPKPKSKEMGIILLADAVEAAARTLTEATPGRVQSMIDQVIKKVLEDGQLDECELTLKDLEKISAAFSWVITSAGHHRIDYPGFDFNRRGNGR; translated from the coding sequence GTGAAGCTGCCCAAACTCTTTTCCGGTGCCAAGGAAATCAAACCCCGGCGGGAAAGCGGCGAGTGGGGGCAAAAGCGCCGGCGCTTTTTGGCCCAGGCTTGGTTGATTGGGCCGGCGTTCGTGGTTTTCACCACGCTTTTGATTGCCCCTCGCCAGAAGGCTCACTACCCGCTGCTCAAAGCCGGGGACATTGCCCCTACCGATGTGGTGATTTACCGCGACGTGACGCTTCCGGACGTGGAATCCACGGAGCAAAAGCGGCGGCGGGCAGGCCTGGATGTGCCTCCCGTTTATGTTTTCGATCCCGAGGTGAGCGAGCAGGTGAAGGCCAAACTCACGGCCATTGTGGCTGCCGGGCAAAAGGCCGAGCATCAGGATCTATCGCGCCTGGCCTCGGAGCTTTCCCAGGTGGCCGGCCAGCGCTTGGAAACCGGCGAGGTGTTGGCCCTTCGTTCGCTGCGTTTCTCCCAGGAAGTTCTGCTGGCTTTGCTGGATGTGGTGGATCAGGTGTACCGGCAGGGGGTGGTGGAAGACCGCGTGGAGCTCTTGCGCTGGGCCGACAAAGGCGTGACCGTCAAGGAGGCAGGAACCGATAAGGAACAGCTCCAGCTGGACGTGTTTCGCTTCATTGACGCCGCCACCCTGGCCGAGACCCTGGAGCAGCGCCTGGCCGCTCTGCGGGTGGTGGACCGTCAGCACCGGAAGGCGCTGGCTTCGCTTTTGGCTCGGCTTATGCCCCCCAACGTGATCTTGGACCGGGGGGAGACCCTTTCCCGGAGGATGCGGGCCGCCGCCAGCGTGGAGGAGGTTTCCGTGCACCTCAACCGCGGCCGGGTGCTCTTGCGGCGGGGCGATGAAGTTACCCCCCAGGTGGCCCGGCTCCTGGAATCCCTGGCTGCCTCGTCCCAGGGGCCGCGCAGCGTTTGGCCGATGCTCGGGGGCTTCGGCATGGCCTCGCTTCTCGCCCTCATGTGGTTCTTCTACTTCCGGCGGGAGCCGGTGGCGGAAACCGAGAGGCTGGTCCGTTACGGCAGCGTGCTGGTGGTGCTTTTCCTGGCGCTGGTGGTGGAAGCGGCCGTGGGCTTCGTGGTGAGCAGGGTGGCAGCGGCGGTGATCCGCGAGCCCTTCAACCAGGTGGCGGTGTACTGGCCGGTGCTCCCCCACGCCACCGGGCCAATTTTGGCAAGCCTCATGTTTGGCCTGTCGGTGGGGGTGTTGTTTGCCGCCAGCCAGGCGGTGCTGGTGTCGCTGATGCTGGCTTTCCCCGGGCACACCGTGGCGTACTCGTTGCTGGCAGCGGTGGCGGCGGCCTTTGCCACGCAAAAGGTCAAGGAGCGAAACGCCCTCACCAGGGTGGGTCTCTTTCTGGCCGGTTTTAACGTGTTTTGCGCGGTGGCCTTGAGCCTCCACAGCTTGCCCAATCCGCAAATCCAGGAGGTTTCTGCGCACGCGGCCACTGCCGCTTTGGGTGGCATCATGGCGGCGGTTTTGGCCAGCTTCTTCCTGCCGGTTTTGGAGAGCGCCACCGGCACCATTACCGACATCCGCCTTTTGGAGCTTTCCAACCCCAACTTGCCCTTGCTCCGCAGGCTTGCCACCGAAGCTCCGGGTACCTTCCAACACTCCCTGGCCATGGCCAACTTGGCGGAAGCCGCGGCCGAAGCCATCGGTGCCAACCCGCTTTTGGCCAGGGTCTGTTGCTACTACCACGACATCGGCAAGCTCATGCGGCCGGAGTACTTCATTGAGAACCAGCGGGGCGGACCCAACCCCCACGATCACCTGTCGCCGTGGATGTCGGCGTTGATCGTGGAAAAACACGTCAAAGACGGCTTAGAGCTGGCCCGCCAGTACAAGCTTCCGGAGCCCATCCGTGAGGCCATTGCCACCCACCACGGAACCAAGCTCATCCACTTCTTCTACAACCGCGCCAAGCAGCAAGAAACCCCGGACAAAGGGGAAGTAGAGGAGCAGGAGTTTCGCTATAAAGGTCCCAAGCCCAAGTCCAAGGAAATGGGCATCATCCTGCTGGCCGATGCGGTGGAAGCGGCGGCGCGTACTCTGACCGAAGCCACCCCGGGGCGGGTGCAGTCCATGATCGACCAGGTCATCAAGAAGGTCCTGGAAGACGGGCAGCTGGATGAGTGCGAGCTGACGCTTAAAGACCTGGAAAAAATTTCCGCCGCCTTTTCCTGGGTCATTACCTCGGCGGGGCACCACCGCATTGACTACCCGGGTTTCGACTTCAACCGGAGGGGCAATGGCCGGTAA
- a CDS encoding PhoH family protein, with protein MTSVQLPEKSLEVLSGNLEENFRYLGERLGIRVQARGDTVFLAGEPQAVATAERLLSDLGTLVSRGYAVGREEFRTALRVLEEDPEVDLVNFFTDATIPESVKRLLVPRNLKQRLFIQAVVKNDIVFAVGPAGTGKTYLAVALAAASLAEKRVRRIVLTRPAVEAGERLGFLPGDLEQKVNPYLRPVYDALYDILGYDKVVKHLERGVIEIAPLAFMRGRTLNDSFILLDEAQNTTPEQMKMFLTRMGFHSKAVITGDVTQIDLPAGASSGLVQARQILRDIPGICFFDFTKEDVVRHRLVQRVVEAYERFEAEKRERP; from the coding sequence ATGACCAGCGTGCAGTTACCTGAGAAGAGCCTTGAGGTTTTGTCGGGCAATTTGGAGGAAAACTTCCGCTACCTGGGCGAACGCCTGGGAATCCGCGTGCAGGCCCGCGGCGACACGGTGTTTTTGGCCGGGGAGCCGCAGGCGGTGGCCACTGCCGAGCGCCTGCTTTCGGATCTGGGCACCCTGGTGAGCCGGGGTTATGCGGTGGGACGGGAGGAGTTCCGCACCGCCCTGCGGGTTTTGGAAGAAGACCCGGAGGTGGACCTGGTGAACTTCTTCACCGACGCCACCATCCCCGAAAGCGTAAAGCGCTTGCTGGTGCCCAGAAACTTAAAGCAGCGCTTGTTCATTCAGGCGGTGGTGAAAAACGACATTGTCTTTGCCGTAGGCCCGGCGGGAACCGGAAAAACCTACCTGGCGGTGGCGCTGGCGGCGGCAAGTTTGGCGGAAAAGCGGGTGCGGCGCATCGTGCTCACCCGTCCGGCGGTGGAAGCCGGCGAGCGCTTGGGGTTCTTGCCCGGTGATCTGGAACAAAAGGTCAACCCTTACTTGCGCCCGGTGTACGATGCGCTTTACGACATTCTGGGCTACGACAAGGTGGTCAAGCACTTAGAGCGTGGCGTCATCGAAATTGCCCCGCTGGCCTTCATGCGCGGGCGAACCCTCAACGATTCCTTCATCCTCTTGGACGAAGCGCAAAACACCACCCCGGAGCAAATGAAGATGTTCCTCACCCGCATGGGGTTCCACTCCAAAGCCGTAATTACCGGCGACGTCACGCAAATTGACCTGCCGGCCGGGGCTTCTTCGGGCCTCGTGCAGGCCCGGCAGATCCTCCGAGACATTCCGGGCATTTGCTTTTTTGACTTCACCAAGGAGGACGTGGTCCGCCACCGCTTGGTGCAGCGGGTGGTTGAGGCGTACGAGCGGTTCGAGGCGGAAAAGCGCGAAAGACCGTGA
- a CDS encoding cob(I)yrinic acid a,c-diamide adenosyltransferase yields MRVYTRTGDGGYTALGSGERVPKWEPRVSAYGDLDEVNSWVGMLRAEGVPSEADAHLERAQRALFSLGSVLAGSPRGFLSPDAADVTWLENWIDRMSAELPPLKNFVLPGGSRSAAVAHLCRTVTRRAERAVAALGIEDEVVGTAVRFLNRFSDALFVLARWLNHLQGGREILWHE; encoded by the coding sequence GTGAGGGTGTACACCCGGACCGGTGACGGGGGCTATACCGCATTGGGCAGCGGTGAGCGTGTCCCCAAATGGGAACCGCGGGTTTCGGCCTACGGGGATCTGGATGAGGTAAACTCATGGGTGGGGATGTTGCGGGCCGAGGGGGTCCCCTCTGAGGCTGACGCCCACCTGGAAAGGGCGCAACGGGCACTCTTCTCTCTGGGTTCGGTGCTGGCGGGCAGCCCCCGGGGCTTTCTTTCTCCCGACGCCGCCGACGTGACTTGGTTGGAGAACTGGATTGACCGCATGAGTGCGGAGCTGCCACCGCTCAAGAACTTCGTGCTTCCCGGTGGGAGCCGCTCCGCAGCCGTGGCCCACCTCTGCCGCACCGTCACCCGCCGTGCCGAGCGGGCGGTGGCGGCTTTGGGGATTGAAGACGAGGTGGTGGGCACGGCGGTGAGGTTTTTGAACCGCTTCAGCGACGCCCTCTTTGTGTTGGCCCGCTGGCTCAATCACCTCCAGGGCGGTCGCGAAATCCTTTGGCATGAATAA
- a CDS encoding hybrid sensor histidine kinase/response regulator, with protein sequence MERTSAFPGKRVRVWMWLWLGLVSAQVLLVLWLGSEHELAREVELQERSLSGAASQLARVVDAVEEGLSPEKIEHLGAFLREDPLFGVVIDESGGRHRCWPSGLNAVADQVDAMLPADRGWAFVEEGAWAERGVLALRVTRAGRQGVLLLELPRLLVSAYQPSAAGEALILWVTGSGEEPRFFFCEPRLNAAGGWACSLRRQALWGKGEFVADEGQVRLSEGTSVGKRVRLAGQSFTLGVFVPSQSLTRLSPAWLFLLVFWAFLVGTAVLVWRQWANMEAQRAAAQALLARQEAELSARIAEASWRLLLDGVKEPLLFLRDDLVVRANQAAARLLGFEQRADLIGRKFEELLAPEDRERVKKLLPATSLSLGAFTAHFLGPRGRRRTVEVNPWVMESGEESLTCLSLEDFTARERLEKVLRAVLSGVNVGVAFLEPKGTVAWCNPALATALGVRPEELQEASLLPFVVPASRREVKRAFVRAIRGESASVVASCRCKGDVISSVELVFRSINVAGSLAGVVVVAQRAGLLPGQALSEEVLTPMHELVAHALHRMANVVQASLAKGSAGKGGATGLRNGMAQVAQEVHRLGVFFRLHGPGLVAVDLNQLVTELEPKIRSLLPTGVRLVVRPWSAPAVVRGDGEQLALLVHGLVEASVECLHGGAGTVEVAVEQLAGGVCRLAVSDTGEVFSGQEELRSVLPARLRARALASCVARRHLGEAGFRERAGFGFRVWVDLPPVLSAVPVGEAEKPRAGKVLIVDDEAAIREGLAFLLRSEGYEALEASNGREALALYDADPQGIALVVLDLVMPEMDGREVYAELMRRKNPPRVLLATGYHPGNDPSLASALVLVKPFSADAFLEVVRRLVSPSSSQA encoded by the coding sequence ATGGAGCGTACATCAGCGTTTCCGGGAAAGCGGGTTCGAGTTTGGATGTGGCTGTGGCTGGGGCTGGTGAGTGCTCAAGTCTTGCTCGTGCTCTGGTTGGGCTCCGAACACGAGCTAGCCCGGGAGGTGGAGCTCCAGGAGCGGTCGTTGTCGGGGGCTGCAAGCCAGCTGGCGCGCGTGGTGGACGCCGTGGAAGAGGGCCTAAGCCCTGAGAAGATCGAACACCTCGGTGCTTTTTTGCGTGAGGACCCGCTTTTTGGGGTTGTGATTGACGAAAGCGGGGGCAGGCACCGCTGTTGGCCGTCGGGCCTCAACGCCGTGGCCGATCAGGTTGACGCCATGCTTCCTGCCGATCGGGGGTGGGCCTTCGTGGAGGAGGGGGCGTGGGCGGAACGTGGGGTGCTGGCTTTACGGGTGACCAGAGCCGGGCGGCAGGGTGTTCTCCTGCTGGAGCTCCCCAGGTTGCTGGTCAGTGCTTACCAACCTTCGGCCGCGGGAGAGGCGCTCATCCTTTGGGTGACGGGCTCCGGCGAAGAGCCGCGGTTCTTTTTTTGCGAGCCCCGACTCAACGCTGCCGGGGGGTGGGCTTGCTCCCTTCGCCGGCAAGCGCTCTGGGGCAAGGGTGAGTTTGTTGCTGACGAAGGGCAGGTGCGGCTTTCCGAGGGCACATCGGTGGGCAAGCGGGTCCGGCTGGCCGGCCAAAGTTTCACTTTGGGCGTTTTTGTTCCCAGCCAGAGCTTGACGAGGCTTTCACCGGCGTGGCTTTTTTTGCTGGTTTTTTGGGCGTTTCTGGTGGGAACAGCGGTGCTGGTCTGGCGGCAGTGGGCCAACATGGAGGCTCAACGAGCGGCAGCCCAAGCTCTCCTGGCTCGGCAGGAAGCTGAGCTTTCCGCCCGGATTGCCGAGGCTTCCTGGCGGCTGTTGCTGGATGGGGTGAAGGAGCCGCTTTTGTTTTTGCGGGACGACTTGGTGGTTCGGGCTAATCAGGCGGCAGCCCGGCTTTTGGGCTTCGAACAGCGTGCCGATCTGATCGGCCGAAAGTTTGAGGAGCTTTTGGCACCCGAGGATCGGGAGCGCGTCAAAAAGCTCCTCCCCGCCACCAGTCTTTCTTTGGGCGCTTTCACCGCGCACTTTTTGGGTCCCCGGGGGCGGCGGCGCACGGTGGAGGTTAATCCCTGGGTCATGGAAAGCGGCGAGGAATCGCTGACCTGCTTGAGCCTGGAGGACTTCACTGCCCGTGAGCGGCTGGAAAAGGTGCTGCGGGCGGTGCTTTCCGGCGTCAACGTGGGGGTGGCTTTCCTGGAGCCCAAGGGAACAGTGGCGTGGTGTAACCCGGCGCTGGCCACGGCCCTGGGCGTTAGGCCCGAAGAGCTGCAGGAGGCCAGCTTGCTTCCCTTTGTGGTTCCTGCCTCCCGCCGGGAGGTGAAGCGGGCCTTCGTTCGTGCCATACGCGGGGAATCAGCCTCGGTGGTGGCGAGCTGTCGCTGCAAGGGCGACGTGATTAGCTCTGTGGAGCTGGTGTTTCGAAGCATTAACGTGGCCGGAAGCCTCGCTGGCGTGGTGGTGGTGGCACAACGGGCTGGCTTACTACCGGGTCAAGCGCTTTCGGAGGAGGTGCTTACGCCCATGCACGAGCTGGTGGCCCATGCCCTCCACCGCATGGCCAACGTGGTGCAAGCCTCCCTGGCCAAAGGCTCGGCGGGAAAAGGGGGCGCCACCGGTTTGCGGAATGGCATGGCCCAGGTGGCCCAGGAGGTGCACCGCCTGGGGGTCTTTTTCCGCCTCCACGGTCCGGGGCTGGTGGCCGTGGATCTCAACCAGCTGGTCACGGAGCTGGAGCCGAAAATCCGCTCGCTTCTGCCCACCGGGGTGAGGTTGGTGGTGCGCCCGTGGTCCGCCCCGGCGGTGGTTCGTGGCGATGGGGAGCAACTGGCCCTGTTGGTGCATGGGCTGGTGGAGGCCTCGGTGGAGTGTTTGCACGGTGGAGCGGGCACCGTGGAGGTGGCGGTGGAACAGCTGGCGGGAGGAGTTTGCCGGCTGGCGGTGAGCGATACCGGTGAGGTCTTTTCGGGGCAGGAGGAGCTGCGATCGGTGTTGCCGGCCCGGCTGAGGGCGCGGGCTTTGGCCTCCTGTGTGGCCCGACGTCACCTGGGTGAAGCGGGTTTCCGCGAGCGTGCGGGCTTTGGTTTTCGGGTGTGGGTGGACTTGCCGCCGGTGCTTTCGGCGGTGCCGGTGGGTGAAGCGGAAAAGCCGCGAGCGGGAAAGGTTTTGATCGTGGACGATGAGGCGGCCATTCGCGAGGGCCTAGCTTTTCTCCTGCGTTCGGAAGGCTACGAGGCGCTGGAAGCTTCCAACGGCCGGGAAGCGTTGGCCCTTTACGATGCCGATCCCCAAGGGATTGCTCTGGTGGTCCTGGATCTGGTCATGCCGGAAATGGACGGGCGGGAGGTTTACGCGGAGCTCATGCGCCGGAAAAACCCCCCGCGGGTTTTGCTGGCCACCGGCTACCACCCGGGAAACGACCCTTCCTTGGCCTCCGCCTTGGTGCTGGTAAAGCCTTTCAGCGCCGACGCTTTTCTGGAAGTGGTGAGGCGGCTGGTTTCGCCCTCATCATCCCAGGCTTAG
- the ggt gene encoding gamma-glutamyltransferase gives MKPVCCLFACLSLTVLAVEAADRPEGRSFATRSVTVARHGMVAAAHPLAVLVGVETLKKGGSAVDAAIAVNAALALMEPVSCGLGGDLFAMVYDPATGKLYGLNGSGRAPLALTRDKVPPAPDGTVPLHSPYAWTVPGCVDGWWELHRKFGRLPWRELFQPVIAYAKEGVPVPQVIAGAWQRSARVFAQKPGFAAVFLPGGKAPAEGEPFANPALAATFEVLAREGGRAFYEGTIAQQIVAYSQKNGGFFSLEDLARHRSEWVEPISTTYRGYNVWELPPNTQGLAALQMLNILENFDLKSLGRDHPDFWHLLVEAKKLAFADRARYYADPAFSKTPIQQLLSKAYAKKQASRIDMTRAAATVEPGNPHLADGDTTFLAVGDASGMMVALIQSNYTGFGSGYVIPELGFGLQNRGALFSLQEDHPNAMEPGKRPFHTIIPAFLGKNGTPLMAFGVMGGDMQPQGHVQIVVNIVDFGMNLQEAGDAPRFYHTGSSEPTGTVMRDGGRLSLESGIPVDVRHELLRRGHRLVEATGTVFGGYQAVLRDPRTGVYFGATESRKDGMALGY, from the coding sequence ATGAAGCCCGTTTGCTGCCTTTTTGCGTGCCTGAGCCTTACGGTGCTGGCGGTGGAGGCCGCCGACCGCCCGGAAGGCAGGTCCTTTGCCACCCGCTCGGTGACCGTAGCCCGCCACGGCATGGTGGCGGCGGCCCACCCGCTGGCGGTGCTGGTGGGCGTGGAAACCCTCAAGAAGGGCGGCAGCGCAGTGGACGCAGCCATTGCCGTCAACGCCGCGCTGGCCCTGATGGAGCCGGTTTCCTGCGGCCTCGGCGGGGACCTCTTTGCCATGGTTTACGACCCTGCCACCGGCAAGCTTTACGGGCTCAACGGCTCGGGGCGGGCACCTTTGGCCCTCACCCGGGACAAGGTTCCGCCGGCCCCCGATGGCACCGTTCCCCTGCACAGCCCTTACGCCTGGACGGTGCCGGGCTGCGTGGACGGGTGGTGGGAGCTCCACCGCAAATTCGGGCGATTGCCGTGGCGCGAGCTGTTTCAACCGGTCATCGCTTACGCCAAAGAGGGCGTCCCCGTCCCGCAGGTCATTGCCGGAGCCTGGCAGCGCAGTGCCCGGGTTTTTGCCCAGAAGCCCGGGTTTGCCGCCGTTTTTCTCCCCGGAGGCAAAGCCCCAGCTGAAGGTGAGCCCTTTGCCAACCCGGCCCTGGCGGCCACCTTCGAGGTCTTGGCTCGTGAGGGAGGCCGAGCCTTTTACGAGGGCACCATCGCGCAGCAAATCGTGGCTTATTCCCAAAAAAACGGCGGCTTTTTTTCCTTGGAGGATCTTGCCCGTCACCGCTCCGAATGGGTGGAGCCCATCAGCACCACCTATCGCGGCTACAACGTTTGGGAGCTGCCCCCCAACACCCAGGGCCTGGCGGCCCTGCAAATGCTGAACATCCTTGAAAACTTCGACCTCAAAAGCCTGGGCCGCGACCACCCCGACTTTTGGCACCTCTTGGTGGAAGCCAAAAAGCTCGCCTTTGCCGACCGTGCCCGCTACTACGCCGATCCGGCCTTCTCAAAAACCCCAATCCAGCAACTTCTGAGCAAGGCGTACGCCAAAAAACAGGCCAGCCGCATAGACATGACCAGGGCCGCTGCCACCGTGGAGCCGGGGAACCCTCACCTGGCCGACGGTGACACCACGTTTTTGGCAGTGGGCGATGCCTCGGGCATGATGGTGGCGCTCATTCAGTCCAATTACACCGGGTTTGGCTCAGGCTACGTGATCCCCGAGCTGGGCTTTGGTTTGCAAAACCGTGGAGCGCTTTTCAGCCTCCAGGAAGACCACCCCAACGCCATGGAACCTGGCAAGCGGCCGTTTCACACCATCATCCCCGCCTTCCTGGGCAAAAACGGCACCCCTCTCATGGCCTTTGGCGTTATGGGCGGGGACATGCAGCCCCAGGGCCACGTGCAAATCGTGGTCAACATCGTGGATTTCGGCATGAACCTGCAGGAAGCCGGCGATGCCCCCCGCTTTTACCACACCGGCTCTTCCGAGCCCACCGGCACGGTGATGCGCGATGGCGGCAGGCTTTCCCTTGAATCGGGCATCCCCGTTGACGTGCGCCATGAGCTTTTGCGCCGCGGCCACCGCCTGGTGGAAGCCACCGGCACAGTTTTTGGCGGGTATCAGGCGGTGCTGCGGGACCCCCGCACCGGTGTTTACTTCGGTGCCACCGAGTCGCGAAAGGACGGAATGGCGCTGGGCTACTGA
- a CDS encoding helical backbone metal receptor, whose protein sequence is MSSFLLGPGLRRTPQRVVSLVPSLTEAVFQLGCGQKLVARTDFCTSPSEVRALPSVGGTKTFEPAAVLALKPDVVLAAKEENPKARVEALAAHVPVLVADPQGPQEVPDLWRLLGSLLGAQTQGEALAREVEALLGADAHVPIPFVYFVWKDPFMAAGPDTYVSRLLTTCGFDNAVPAGPRRYPIVGKQMALADGVRVHLYPDEPYAFALPAHLQDWGEGVEEKPDHFLLAGRILCFAVSGADLTWYPSRTAAGLRLGRKLHEKCLSLLANPDHP, encoded by the coding sequence GTGAGTAGCTTCTTGTTAGGCCCGGGCCTGAGGCGAACACCGCAGCGGGTGGTATCGCTGGTGCCCAGCCTCACCGAGGCGGTTTTTCAGCTGGGGTGTGGCCAAAAGCTTGTGGCCCGCACCGATTTTTGCACGTCTCCTTCAGAAGTGCGCGCTTTGCCCTCGGTGGGAGGCACCAAGACCTTCGAACCGGCGGCGGTTTTGGCCTTAAAGCCCGATGTGGTTTTGGCAGCCAAGGAAGAAAACCCCAAAGCCAGGGTGGAAGCCCTGGCGGCCCACGTGCCGGTGCTGGTGGCAGACCCCCAGGGGCCCCAGGAGGTCCCCGATCTCTGGCGGCTTTTGGGCTCATTGCTGGGTGCCCAAACCCAGGGGGAGGCGCTGGCACGGGAGGTGGAGGCTTTGCTTGGCGCTGATGCGCACGTGCCGATCCCTTTCGTGTACTTCGTGTGGAAGGACCCGTTCATGGCCGCCGGGCCCGACACCTATGTGAGCCGCCTTTTGACGACCTGCGGGTTTGACAACGCAGTTCCTGCTGGCCCGCGCCGCTACCCCATTGTCGGGAAACAGATGGCGCTCGCCGATGGGGTTCGCGTTCACCTTTACCCGGACGAGCCTTACGCCTTTGCACTGCCTGCCCACCTTCAGGACTGGGGCGAAGGTGTCGAAGAAAAACCCGACCATTTCCTGCTGGCCGGGCGCATCCTGTGTTTTGCGGTTTCCGGGGCCGATCTCACCTGGTACCCCTCCCGCACCGCTGCGGGCTTACGCCTGGGCCGTAAGCTCCACGAAAAATGCCTCTCTCTGCTGGCTAACCCCGATCACCCTTAG